TCGGCGTTCTCTTGGCAGCGGGGTTGGTGCTTGGTTCTGTGTGATAACAGCAGAGCGATGTCTGGCCGCGGGAAGCAGGGCGGTAAAGTCAGGGCCAAGGCCAAGTCGCGCTCGTCGCGGGCCGGGCTGCAGTTCCCCGTGGGCCGCGTGCACCGGCTGCTGCGGAAAGGTAACTACGCGGAGCGGGTCGGGGCTGGAGCGCCCGTCTACATGGCGGCCGTGCTGGAGTACCTGACGGCCGAGATCCTGGAGCTGGCGGGCAACGCGGCCCGCGACAATAAGAAGACGCGCATCATCCCCCGCCACCTGCAGCTGGCCATCCGCAACGACGAGGAGCTCAACAAGCTGCTGGGCAAGGTCACCATCGCGCAGGGCGGGGTGCTGCCCAACATCCAGGCCGTGCTGCTGCCCAAGAAGACCGAAAGCCATAAGGCTAAGAGCAAATAAGCTCAGCCAACGAAGCTGCTCAGATTTTTTGAAAGCATAATACAACCCAAAGGCTCTTTTCAGAGCCACCCACGCAGTCAGAAAAGAGTTGGGTTGCTTCTTTGTGATAGTGCTTTTGGTTTCTAGggtttcttctctgctgcctttgtttTCACAGAGTAAAATCTATGATCTGTAACAGTGTCTCAATTTTAGGTTCCTACATAAGATGTCAGATACTTAATTAAAACTCATCCTTTTcaacaaagaaaagctgaatatatttgcagttttgtactagatgctttttttcttgtaagtaCTTGTTTTATTCAGTCTGTTCAACATTATTGATCTTCTAAATTGCATGTTACGGTTTTATGCTGTGAAATTAAGGGGGGTGAGAGGTAGCTAAAAGCTGGGGAAAATATCACGGTACGTTATGAGAGAATAGGTGAATGACCTGACTCCACGTAACTATATCTAACAATGAGGAAAGGTTTCCTTAGCAGGCCTTTggcctatttaaaaaaaaaaaaaaaaaaaaaaaaaaagtaaagtttaaCTGTGGCTGTACTTTGTTATTTAGGTATTGAATTGGGAATGCCTTAGGAGATATAACTTATTTTGATCTGGACCCTTAACGAGTCAGACTTGGGCAGTAAATCACCAACTGTAGAATCTTTTCATTCAGAAGA
This genomic window from Cygnus olor isolate bCygOlo1 chromosome 1, bCygOlo1.pri.v2, whole genome shotgun sequence contains:
- the LOC121069413 gene encoding histone H2A.J: MSGRGKQGGKVRAKAKSRSSRAGLQFPVGRVHRLLRKGNYAERVGAGAPVYMAAVLEYLTAEILELAGNAARDNKKTRIIPRHLQLAIRNDEELNKLLGKVTIAQGGVLPNIQAVLLPKKTESHKAKSK